From the Sandaracinaceae bacterium genome, one window contains:
- a CDS encoding sigma-70 family RNA polymerase sigma factor, producing MLDNPLATDFWGTIEPHIAWMHRQLRRLGVQPSDVDDVTQDVLITLHRRREDYDPTRPLRAYLFGYLFRVVADYRKRSFRRHERTGMTLSLISSDPTPEEHTSNRAQLALVERALDALPEGRREVFVMAVIEEHSIPEVAEAMGIPLNTAYSRLRVAREEFVAAIRAATDSE from the coding sequence GTGCTCGACAACCCGCTCGCCACGGACTTCTGGGGCACCATCGAGCCCCACATCGCGTGGATGCACCGTCAGCTTCGTCGCTTGGGCGTTCAGCCGTCGGACGTCGACGACGTGACGCAAGACGTGCTCATCACCCTCCACCGGCGGCGGGAGGACTACGACCCCACCCGGCCGCTGCGCGCCTACCTCTTCGGCTACCTGTTCCGGGTGGTGGCGGACTACCGCAAGCGCTCGTTCCGCCGCCATGAGCGCACCGGCATGACCCTCTCGCTGATCTCTTCGGACCCCACCCCCGAAGAACACACGAGCAACCGTGCGCAGCTCGCCCTCGTGGAGCGTGCGCTCGACGCCCTCCCCGAGGGCCGCCGCGAGGTCTTCGTGATGGCCGTCATCGAAGAGCACAGCATCCCCGAGGTGGCCGAGGCCATGGGCATCCCGCTGAACACGGCGTACAGCCGGCTGCGCGTTGCCCGGGAGGAATTCGTGGCGGCGATTCGCGCGGCCACCGACTCCGAGTGA